Part of the Engraulis encrasicolus isolate BLACKSEA-1 chromosome 1, IST_EnEncr_1.0, whole genome shotgun sequence genome, attcttcactatctagacgccctccagtgaccagaaattgaattgcggggaacagcactaaaacaaggcagaaagacttagggcaTAGCAGGGGTGGCCAACAAGtcagagaccaagagccacattttatAATGTGTTACAGCAAAGAGCCAcctcggcacacaaacatcaagcgggcatataaacatgcacacacccaccaacatgggcatcacccatccttctcgcaccacagaccagcatacacaacaacacatgggtacgaacatcaaccatctcttcctttcacacacacacacacacacacgcacagtgtcagattgatgttacactccaacttaatggcctgactacaagacaatcctgaatatgagatgacccccccccttcttttttactgcttcaattttttggAGGAAAAGGTTTTTTCATGATAAAAATGTTGTTTGACATAAGGCAAGCGTACACAGGTCAAAATTCTGTTCATAAATTCTTTCACATTTCACAGCATAATTTCcctgagcactctttataacagagcacgagTAATGCAGCACAAAAAAAATCCGCCTCTCATGCAGGGGTTAGGTGCACACAGGCACcactttcttgcgcacagatgatcattggatgtctgacgacgacaccatccaaaactCAACAAGGCGGTttgtcaaatcgccgttcattttccacattaatgtttcagcaggtgctgacagggggccagggggaaaacaaaatgttttttttttagactaaactgagcgcggacaagcgacaagtcgattgaaattgtctcccaccctccacgcTGTCTGGCtgcgccgctttgacaatggctgatagatcacggccgacattcacagcgaaaaccaggatagaacattatttttggcgctattttgtctatagaAATATAATAAgacgattttaaaccaaaaacataatttcatattcgggtcaatagccatgaacactccttcTAACAGAGAGATGGCTATGCAGAACATAGATTCTCGGCGCATCTGCTCCAGACAGACGCGTCTCTCTTGAGCAGAtaatcatttgcacatttattaCCGCCATATCCTAGCGATAGAATCTACAAATATGGACAgtacattttcttgaccttattgacAGTTGTATTGtcttgaggagtgatggccaaatctttcaggttgAAACATTttttgccgctattttgtctagtcagcgaaagacacggtcactttttaaagcgctatttttagacctaggcttaaatcacgtcttgtatttGGGCCAATGCAGTAACAATTGTCACACACCAAAGTTATCATTCAGGACACATctaggcaaggcctactacagtaccaagaccacagggctCTTATTTGCCATATGTTTTAATCAACTTCgtgcgcaattccaatgcatattgcctatgggacataaacacaaacttggacatgaacgcaagagccgcacgacaccaggcaaagagccgcgggttagccacctatgacTTAGGGTGCAaaatggtcaaatgtatcaagtaGCTTCCTTGGCCGAGGTCTGCGCTATCTGAATTCTTCTAGTTATAATCTGTTCCTGAATGTTGATGGATCACAAGTCTGATGTCATGGGTTCAATATGACCTGCTACACAGGTTCTATTCAAATGATCTCTTGATTTTAAAGGCAGTGTACAAtacatagtaggctatatatacagtagTTGGCCTATATACTTTTTCTTTAGCCTTTTTTTAAAACTCTGACTTCATTACTTTCTAGGGGTCGAccaatacaggttttttaatggccgatgcgatacagaTTTTagttcatcacccttggccgatacccaatttccgatacccgatatttggggccgatatgggttaaaaaaaggttaaaaaatgacaaatattccaggtcttaaaaataaacattcctttaacattatcaaattgaggtagaacttgtaacatttaaacacccactctaacaatcaagtaatgtctaacgatcaagtaataaaaaagtgtcttggtgcatttaaaaaaaaacaaatgacataaaataataaatattgcgtatcggccgatacgatacatttttaaaaaatgcaaatatcggcctgataccgatatatactgtatatatcggTCTAGCTTTATTACTTTCATAATCAGTGAAtcagatcaaacacacacacacagccaaacactacaaaacctcacattaCCACACCATAATTCAAATCTCACAGTATAAACCTGAACTTcatacaaacacagcatgcctccaacacacagtcaaacaccaaATACCATGGACCATGTGCAGAAGAAAGGGGAGAAGAAGGAAAAGGTACATGTGCAAAGGCCTGTCCACATGTGTTACACTGTTAAGGCTTTTCTCCAATATGGGTCTTCTGATGGCGAGCTAGAGGGCTTTTGAATGCAAAGGCCTGTCCACATGTGctacactggtaaggcttttctctTGCCTGGGTTCCCATATGACTTTTGAGATGACTATTGTTTCTAAAGCCCTTTCCACGTGTAGTACACtgataaggcctttctccagtatggagtCTCAGTTGACTTTTGAGATGATTTCTTCTTGTAAAACCCTTTCCACATGTGCTACATTGGAATggtctttctccagtatggagtCTCTGGTGAACATTGAGATTACTTTTGTATGTAAAGCTCATTCCACATGTGCTACAAtggtaaggcctttccccagtatgTGTTCTCTGGTGTTTTCTGAGCTGACCATTCTCTGTAAAGCTTTTTCCACATGTGCCACAGCGATAAGGCTTTTCCCAAGTATGGGTTTTCTGGCTTTTGTGTGTAGAAGCCTTTACTCTAGGATGGGTTCTCTGGTGCACGTTGAGTTTCCACCTGCATGAAAAGGCTTCTCCACACGTAGTACACAGACTTCTCTGGTGAATTTGGAGATTGCATCTGGATGAAAAGACCtctccacatgtagtacactgataTGTCCAGAAACCATCTGTTCCAATGACCATTGCAAAAGGCTTCTCAAAATTCTTTACAATGTGAGTTTTGTGGTGCATTCTTAAATCATTTATGTGTTTGAATGCCATCTCACATTTTATACAGTTAAAAGGTTTGTCAGTTGTCagttttcctcttcttttctccaaaGTTTTGCACATTGTCCTTAAGTACTTCTTTTGTGGATCCCCTGCAACGACAAAAGAAAACAATTACCAAACTCGTTTTGTTTGAATAATTTATCATTTTACGCAACTGTTTAGTTGCTTACAAACATGTCTATAAGGGGAAAATTTAAACTGAAATCACTTGAGCATATAGGAAGCAGAATTAGAATCAGCTTAAACACCTACATGTATAAGGAGCATAACACCATCCAGTGATCTCATATAGGTAAATGTTGCACCCTACGATCTTGACTGATGCTGTTCCGAATGTCACTGTAGGTGCAGGACTGTTGTTTGCAggtagggctgagtaccgatcagaatttttcgatttcggttccggttccattacCTTCGTTTTGGTGCCGGTTCCTATTTTATAAACACTCAGGATGAcgacattttaaaaaatcataaCAGACCATCGAGCCTCCCTCATTATCCGGTTGAAGTGTCAAAGTGGTTTTAAATCGAGAACTATGTTGTACGATCTAAACCCAACACTATCCATTTCGTGTTGCACATCTTCGTGCTGCACTTCTCCGGTGAAAGATGTTCTCCCAGCGATGGGGAGCTACATGAGAAATCAGAATAATGTCCTAAGCAGTCTGAATCTCTGCCTCACAGAACTGGCAGCTAGAACAAGAATCAGTAATAGAGGTGATGTGAAATATTTTTCAATCTCCAATAGTGATTCTGCTTAATCCCACTCGCTCCCCTTCAGGGTCCGGGAGGGACACGGCAAGAAAACAAGTCAGCAATAACAATTCTCCCTGCTACAATGTAATTGcaaaacagctgtaacttttcacATGGCTTTGTCCATTTACACTTATGGCAGTAGTAGTATGTATAACTATAGCTAGCAAGATGAAGTCACCCAGCTAAGAAAATTAGTCGTTCGCTTGGTCAAAAAAAGCGTCGGTCCATAAATTATCCCCACGGATGTCAGTTACCCAGACGAGCATGCCACACCCCCTCTAATTATTCCACAAGTTCAGAGCCGTATAAGGCTATAGCTAGAGGGTCTTGCTCATCAAACTACCTGCCAGTACattgtatgccagataccaccaagaatacATGTCCCTAGAAAAAACGAGCTCTCATTCTCGAGCTCCGGACCATAGGCATGGGTGTGCCTTCTCTTTGCATCGCAGCATCAGTCAATACAAACGATGTTCATGGTAAACACAGTGAATCATGCAAATTTACCTCATCACAAACTGAGCCaacatgaagttttgcatcagccccacaCAACTTGAGCGACAAAACAAGGACAAACTCATATTTTATTTTCATGCTgtacacgctccttttaaaacatacGTTGTGGGGGTCTCGCGTGCAAACTATCAgtgttaaatggaaaagcatggtgtactgtctgttactgccgtcccgttgactgtcaggactacttgaaaatgttcagatttTTGGCATAAAATCAGGGAATTTTGCCGTTTGTTGTAGCTCGAAGTTGAGCATGCTGTTCTagcaaaacctttttttaaataatgaaaaCTTGTTACACtcgcagtgaagcactgggcgtGCACTATTTAGataagcctatagcctattccacAAGAATTAGTTCTTtgcactgtccgtaattataccaaacgaaagtatccacatatcaagtcttcagtttcgataatccacatTACAAATCTGCGAGCCGTGGCACAAATGTAGGCCTTCCAACAGCTCCAAACAAAGTCTCTCCATGAGGCCATCAAAGGCGCACCCAGCTGTTAGCCATACAAGGGACCGAAGCGTGACTAACCCTGGTGCGAGGGACCCCAGTATGGATTATGGGGCATCCTGGAATGGCCAggaaacagccttgaaattagctatttcatagaggtatttaaaaagtataacaaGTTTTGCTGGATACAATTTGTATTAGTCTTtctcctgtttcacaaaggtatgcagtagcctgacaaagccatgcaatgcttttacatccaagtagtatgcactacagcccttcatatatatacacatttcaaatagggtggtatcggtatcggtatcggacgatactgcacagccaggtatcggtatcggggccaaaaatggtatcggtgctaCACTATTTTCAATTACAGTGCGTGAATCCACCTCCACAACTGGCGTTGTCCAAtaatggttcaactcctacctatcgGGACGCAACTTCAGTGTGTGTCACAGCAAGAGAAACTGTCTACTGTCAAATATgtgttctcctaccactgctatgctgatgacacccagatgtacctgtcattccgtccagaggacaccacggtttcggcacgcatctctgcctgcctcactgaCTTGTCAACTTGGATGAAGGACCAACACCTACAGCTGAATCTGttcaagacagagctcctggtgatcccagcttaagagtcactcagtcacatcaacctcaagatgtcAACCTCATCAACCTCATTGTCACCCCAAACAAAGTCACCAAAAACCTTGCTGTCATGATTGACgacgagctgtcatgctccaattACATcaacttaagggctctgcatacttcacgtgcgcactttggcgcgagaaccattaatgacgtcatcacttgcgccagactattcagacttcaacaggctttcgctcgcattgtcggaagtgccctctgctgttcatgagagaaacggcagtatctttcgcaactcgcagcgtgagttctacggatgtataaaatagaaagccaaacacggctgctgtagggctactgaacgtctgacttgtgacttaccacattgaaacatatattttttgttgtagcctacattgccagttcattccaagaccatgtgagagcattgttctggcggcagaatttataaatagatcgccgaacacaacgtgcttctgaacaaagtaaacaattgtttcactgaacaacatttaagagagaagataaaataactctctaggacattttattatcctcaaaattatgcaggatccattctgtagtagttgtagcctctcttcgcaactcctgctttgtctgcctacctgcatggtcgctggtggcgcacgacaagttacaaaaaatgtggggtgcacgacgtcgcgccacggcagctcgcgccacggcgtgtgacgtcattttgggtcacgtgacggcacGCGCCATCGttgcgagtgaagtatgaaggagggtagcgccagtcacgacaagtatgaatcccccttaaaggaacagaccacccttttttgattttcacatatttgcagtatttccaagcattatttatgaatgtgcatataattttcgtctatgtgtttgcattgccccgtttaacagtatagccacattaggcatagcaatgcaagtctatggtacaaaataaaacacaatcaaatgtacttataaaccattttaaaattaatgtaaaattcacccgagtgtaaaacggcaatttaattccgtccagtgaccacttgtggcttgatgctaaagataccagttacttccagtgattatgctaagctatgctaataattctgatccaataaatctaagtactgaaaacactgagaagaaaatgatatgcacattcatgaataatgttgggaaatactgcaaatatgtgaaaatcaaaaaagggtggtctgttcctttaagtcacccggacctgtcgattccagatgtccaacgtgcggaaaatcagacctgtgctgacccaATATTCTTCACAACGACTCCAGGCCACAGTCCTGTCCCACGtggactactgcaactcactcatgatgggtctacctgcttgtgcactaaaaccactgcagatggtccagaatgcaCAGTTGATTTTCAATAaaccaaaaggacccatgttactcctctatttattgagttgcactggctaccaatcgccacccggatcaagcacaaggccttgacccttgcctacaaaccccatcgcaggaacggccctAGCTTATCCAGTggacttactaaagccttatgttactggaagagaactgcgctcctccagcacaagccaaAATACATCAACAATAGGGAGCATCAAACGCCTCAACGTCTGAAAATTCggctctgcttttgcaaaattgttcctttgtattAATAAAACATCCGTGTAAAATCTTAGCAAAGTTGGTTAATGTAAAGTTGGTTAATGTAAAAACACCAAATCTTACATGTATTGGTATCTGATGGCTGGAAGGTTAAGGAAGATAATCCAGGACAGTAAACATTGGACATCATTGAGGTGACTATATCTGCAATAGTGGACTCCTACTGGGAAGCTTACCACGAGTGCATTATTATTAAGATTGAAAATAATTAGGAACTCACCCAAAAGCTGTTACTACcaaaagcatttttattttataagTGCTCACACTTAATGAACTGATTATTATTATAAGGCTTGTTGAGCAACATATTAGTATTATACTGGTATTCAATGGAAGATTAATTAATTATGGGTAATAGGCCTGGCTGTGGCTGAGTATTGTTCATGATCTTAAATGATGTGCTCATACCAATGATACAGAATAGCCAACGGGTCGGTGTCTCACAATATAGTGTGCAGTCCCTTTAAGAAACTGTGACGTGACGTTTTCAGTCTGACTATTTTGGGGATACGCTAGTTTTCGTTCATTAGGCAGGTTATCGCCAGGTTATTGCCTAAAACttcaacaaatcccaaaaatCTAAAAACTACTGTCTGGGCGTTTGTCTGGATTTTGGTCGGCACAAAATATAATAAGGGAGCTGTGAGATACCATGGTATGCAAGCAAGGTGTCATTTAACCACCAGCACAAGTTACAGCACTGACACATTTAGCCAAATGAGCACAGTGTAATGTGTGGACCGACAGTTACACAGCCACATCTATAGGCTACAATTATGATCAATTATGATCGTCGCATGGTTTAAGCCCTCTACTCCTCCGtgcctgaaggtgtgtgtgtgtgtgagagagagaaaacac contains:
- the LOC134455293 gene encoding zinc finger protein 23-like isoform X1; translated protein: MVMSRQMDTFDRPLFGTQLTMDDCGLKEEEFEEDICPRQEIKREEEPHDIKQEDSTELKQEVKEEKGEPSVLERVDAAFSSCCPVPLRDVKLEDSNNLHVDSTGTAAEISVTLQEEEEEEMEEDEEEEDNDDEEEEEEEEEMEDEEEEEEEEEADDDDEELTHTRDPQKKYLRTMCKTLEKRRGKLTTDKPFNCIKCEMAFKHINDLRMHHKTHIVKNFEKPFAMVIGTDGFWTYQCTTCGEVFSSRCNLQIHQRSLCTTCGEAFSCRWKLNVHQRTHPRVKASTHKSQKTHTWEKPYRCGTCGKSFTENGQLRKHQRTHTGERPYHCSTCGMSFTYKSNLNVHQRLHTGERPFQCSTCGKGFTRRNHLKSQLRLHTGERPYQCTTRGKGFRNNSHLKSHMGTQAREKPYQCSTCGQAFAFKSPLARHQKTHIGEKP
- the LOC134455293 gene encoding zinc finger protein 23-like isoform X2, whose product is MDDCGLKEEEFEEDICPRQEIKREEEPHDIKQEDSTELKQEVKEEKGEPSVLERVDAAFSSCCPVPLRDVKLEDSNNLHVDSTGTAAEISVTLQEEEEEEMEEDEEEEDNDDEEEEEEEEEMEDEEEEEEEEEADDDDEELTHTRDPQKKYLRTMCKTLEKRRGKLTTDKPFNCIKCEMAFKHINDLRMHHKTHIVKNFEKPFAMVIGTDGFWTYQCTTCGEVFSSRCNLQIHQRSLCTTCGEAFSCRWKLNVHQRTHPRVKASTHKSQKTHTWEKPYRCGTCGKSFTENGQLRKHQRTHTGERPYHCSTCGMSFTYKSNLNVHQRLHTGERPFQCSTCGKGFTRRNHLKSQLRLHTGERPYQCTTRGKGFRNNSHLKSHMGTQAREKPYQCSTCGQAFAFKSPLARHQKTHIGEKP